The following are encoded together in the Lathyrus oleraceus cultivar Zhongwan6 chromosome 3, CAAS_Psat_ZW6_1.0, whole genome shotgun sequence genome:
- the LOC127125499 gene encoding glycine-rich RNA-binding protein 4, mitochondrial: MRGARLISLFSRCRTLMIHNYSPLFRATTIFTNHLHPSNSQCRFFNSSSSTSSPSPSSNKLFVGGLSWSVDEKSLKDAFSSFGEVTEVRIVYDKDSGRARGFGFVIFSNEDDAKSAKHAMDGKALLGRPLRINFALEKARGVPVVVPRFSDIGNLNRR, from the exons ATGAGAGGAGCCAGGTTGATATCATTGTTCTCGCGCTGCCGGACGTTGATGATTCATAACTATTCTCCCTTGTTTCGTGCTACAACCATTTTCACCAACCACCTGCATCCTTCTAACTCTCAATGCCGATTCTTCAACTCTTCTTCTTCTACTTCATCACCATCACCTTCCTCTAACAAGCTCTTCGTAGGAGGTCTATCATGGTCAGTTGATGAAAAATCCCTCAAAGATGCTTTCTCTTCCTTTGGAGAAGTCACTGAAG TGAGGATAGTGTATGATAAAGACAGTGGTAGAGCTAGAGGCTTTGGATTTGTTATCTTTTCAAATGAAGATGATGCAAAATCGGCAAAACATGCAATGGACGGAAAG GCACTGTTAGGTAGACCCTTGAGAATAAATTTTGCTCTCGAAAAGGCTCGTGGTGTACCTGTTGTAGTTCCTCGGTTTTCTGATATTGGAAACTTAAACAGGCGCTGA